The DNA region ACCAATTATACTTCCAATTGCCCCAAGACCAACAACTGCGTATTTCATTTTTTCTCCATAAATTCATATCTTTTTCTTAGCAGGTATTGAGAAAAAAATGTAACAGTAAGTGCAATAATATAGATAGAGATTGCAATGTAGATGTCGGTGACACCAACTATTAAGGCAGATGCTAAAGTTATTCGTTCTAAAACAAAGAATTCATGATATTTCAAAGCTTTTTCTCTAGAGTAATCACTAATTGATCTAAACAGGTATATATAAAGGGAAATCAGGATCAAAACATCTATTATCATGACATAGTAAAATTCCGTCTTCAGAAAGTTATATATGCAAGGTAAGATAAGAGTTAGGGGTAACCAAATTATCGTTAAAACTATTGATATAATTGCTGATTTCTTAACTCCGTACTTAACAGGTATAGTTCTGTATCCTCCTTTTTTATCGCCTTCTACGTCCCTTATTGCTCCGACTAAGTTACTGTTTGTATCGTGTAGGAGAAATATGATTGCTAGTAGCCAGATGTATATGGGTAATTCAGATATAGAGTAACCAGTTGAAAACACTCCGAAGAAATATGCAGCTACAGTTACTAAACCTCTATTTAGATTACCTAATATTTCACGAGATTTAGATATTTTTGCATATGAGAATACCAGTGCTGCTACGATAAAGACCAGGAGTACATTTTTAGATTTAGTAAAAAACATAGAAGGAATCCTGTTATTGCGAAAA from Candidatus Thermoplasmatota archaeon includes:
- a CDS encoding UbiA family prenyltransferase codes for the protein MFFTKSKNVLLVFIVAALVFSYAKISKSREILGNLNRGLVTVAAYFFGVFSTGYSISELPIYIWLLAIIFLLHDTNSNLVGAIRDVEGDKKGGYRTIPVKYGVKKSAIISIVLTIIWLPLTLILPCIYNFLKTEFYYVMIIDVLILISLYIYLFRSISDYSREKALKYHEFFVLERITLASALIVGVTDIYIAISIYIIALTVTFFSQYLLRKRYEFMEKK